From the Oryza glaberrima chromosome 5, OglaRS2, whole genome shotgun sequence genome, one window contains:
- the LOC127774784 gene encoding auxin response factor 14 translates to MGIDLNTVEEEAEEGAAAAVCGELWHACAGPGVALPRRGSALVYLPQAHLAADGGGGEVPPAGAAAVPPHVACRVVGVELRADAATDEVYARLALVAEGEMLQRNFREGGGEDGAGEMEGCDAEKKPRMPHMFCKTLTASDTSTHGGFSVPRRAAEDCFPPLDYKTVRPSQELIAVDLHGTQWKFRHIYRGQPRRHLLTTGWSSFVNRKKLVSGDAVLFLRGDDGQLRLGVRRAVQLRNEALFEPVNSSDSKLRILSSVASSLENKSVFHICFNPRSGASEFIVPYWRLLKSLNHPFSIGMRFRVCYESEDANERSAGLISGISEVDPIRWPGSRWKCLLVRWDDSTDSSHQNRVSPWEIERVGGSVSVTHSLSSGSKRTKLHFPQGSLDTPFLNGNGHPDSMGTENFHRVLQGQEFRGSRSHGVVCSESPGVPNFQSPDNRRFSADMRGYMMPASGPPQRNTEFTYQPIGFSESLGFPEVLQGQEMSQVVPLFRGATFGARTQNDRVVSANSVHRSAAQSGLLASTLGHPISQFTLSSSKVSSPSSVLMFNQATAPNHETVGGTNNKGMHVSQFASQEMLSETVTWPGTQRQTPSEITSNQFALARIPAPPSGAESGLPKRDAGRSSCRLFGFSLTGNMLGEDGEGLDDGAIEAGCENPPVLELFGHSHSTPGALHALCAAAPLGM, encoded by the exons atgggtaTTGACCTGAACAcggtggaggaggaagcggaggagggggcggcggcggcggtgtgcggGGAGCTGTGGCACGCGTGCGCGGGGCCAGGGGTGGCGTtgccgcggcgcggcagcgcgcTCGTGTACCTGCCGCAGGCGCACCTcgccgcggacggcggcggcggcgaggtgccgcctgccggcgccgcggccgtgcCCCCGCACGTCGCGtgccgcgtcgtcggcgtcgagctgCGC GCGGACGCGGCGACGGACGAGGTTTACGCGCGGCTCGCGCTGGTGGCGGAGGGCGAG ATGTTGCAGCGGAACTTCCGCGAGGGTGGAGGTGAAGATGGTGCAGGGGAGATGGAGGGTTGTGATGCAGAAAAGAAGCCCCGGATGCCACACATGTTCTGCAAAACTCTCACAGCATCTGATACAAGCACCCATGGAGGTTTCTCTGTTCCTCGCCGGGCTGCAGAGGACTGTTTCCCACCTTTG GACTATAAGACAGTTAGACCTTCTCAAGAGCTGATTGCCGTGGACTTACATGGCACACAATGGAAGTTCAGGCATATTTATAGAG GCCAGCCTCGTAGGCATCTTCTAACGACTGGATGGAGCTCATTTGTCAATAGGAAAAAACTAGTCTCAGGGGATGCTGTCTTGTTTCTTAG AGGTGATGATGGCCAACTAAGATTGGGTGTAAGGAGAGCAGTTCAACTTAGAAATGAGGCCCTCTTTGAACCTGTCAACAGCAGCGATTCAAAGCTACGCATTCTATCTTCTGTTGCCAGTTCCTTGGAAAATAAAAGTGTTTTCCACATTTGTTTCAACCCAAG GAGTGGTGCGTCAGAATTCATTGTACCGTATTGGAGATTATTGAAGAGCCTGAACCATCCATTTTCCATCGGAATGAGGTTCAGAGTTTGCTATGAGAGTGAAGATGCTAATGAGAG GTCCGCTGGATTAATTTCAGGCATTAGTGAAGTTGACCCCATAAGATGGCCTGGATCAAGATGGAAATGCCTACTG GTAAGATGGGATGATAGTACAGATAGCAGCCACCAAAACAGAGTTTCTCCATGGGAGATCGAGAGAGTTGGTGGCAGTGTCTCGGTTACCCATTCCTTGTCATCTGGGTCTAAGCGAACCAAATTGCACTTTCCTCAAGGCAGTTTGGATACTCCATTTCTTA ATGGAAATGGTCACCCGGACTCCATGGGAACTGAAAATTTCCACAGGGTCTTGCAAGGTCAAGAATTTAGGGGTTCTAGGTCCCATGGTGTTGTATGCTCTGAATCACCTGGTGTACCAAACTTTCAATCTCCTGACAATAGGAGATTTTCTGCTGATATGCGGGGCTACATGATGCCAGCAAGTGGGCCCCCACAGCGGAACACAGAGTTTACTTATCAGCCCATAGGCTTCAGTGAGTCTCTTGGATTCCCAGAGGTCTTGCAAGGTCAAGAAATGTCACAAGTAGTTCCTTTGTTCCGAGGAGCTACTTTTGGCGCTCGTACACAGAATGACAGAGTTGTCTCTGCTAATTCTGTGCATAGATCAGCTGCACAGAGTGGATTGCTAGCTTCAACTCTAGGGCATcccatctcgcagtttactctGTCATCGTCAAAGGTATCTTCTCCCTCGTCGGTTCTGATGTTTAACCAAGCGACAGCTCCAAATCATGAAACAGTAGGCGGAACCAACAACAAAGGTATGCATGTCAGCCAGTTTGCTTCCCAGGAGATGCTCTCAGAAACTGTAACCTGGCCCGGCACACAACGTCAAACGCCGAGCGAAATCACGAGCAACCAGTTCGCCCTGGCGAGAATCCCAGCTCCTCCAAGCGGAGCTGAATCCGGACTGCCCAAGAGGGATGCCGGGAGAAGCAGCTGCAGACTGTTTGGCTTCTCCCTGACAGGCAACATGCTGGGAGAAGATGGAGAAGGCCTGGATGATGGAGCCATTGAAGCTGGTTGCGAAAACCCGCCCGTGCTGGAGCTGTTTGGGCACAGCCATTCTACTCCCGGTGCTCTTCATGCCCTGTGCGCTGCTGCTCCCCTGGGAATGTGA
- the LOC127773053 gene encoding O-methyltransferase ZRP4-like produces the protein MELTESKCDGGQEVSLLDAQLELYWNTFAVIKSMALKSALDLGIADAVHRHGGAATLAKIASEVALHPSKIPCLRRLMRALTVSGVFAVAVKPGDGGGGEPVYELTPSSRLLVGSSNLSGIMSMILHPTLVVPFLGVGEWLRREPPDPCIFKQAHGRSFWELADRDAAFDALFNDGMVSDSRVIMDYVVREHGEVFRGIASLVDLAGGLGAAAQVISKAFPEVRCSVMDLVHVVAKAPAGTDIEYIAGDMFESVPPADAVFLKWVLHDWGDDDCIKILKNCKKAIPPRDKGGKVIIIDIVVGAGPSDQKHREVQALFDMYIMFVNGIERDEQEWKKVFMGAGFSEYKIMPVLGFRSMIEVYP, from the exons ATGGAGCTCACTGAGAGCAAGTGCGATGGCGGGCAAGAAGTTAGCTTGCTGGATGCTCAGCTCGAGCTCTACTGGAACACCTTCGCCGTCATCAAGTCCATGGCTCTCAAGTCGGCGCTAGACCTCGGCATCGCCGACGCAGTccaccgccacggcggcgccgccaccttgGCCAAGATAGCCAGCGAGGTGGCCCTCCACCCGTCCAAGATCccctgcctccgccgcctcatGCGCGCGCTCACCGTCTCCGGtgtcttcgccgtcgccgtcaagcccggagacggtggtggtggtgagcctGTCTACGAGCTCACGCCGTCGTCGCGGCTCCTCGTCGGCTCCTCGAACCTGTCCGGCATCATGTCCATGATCCTCCACCCGACGCTCGTCGTCCCCttcctcggcgtcggcgagtGGCTCCGCCGCGAGCCGCCGGACCCGTGCATCTTCAAGCAGGCGCACGGCCGGAGCTTCTGGGAGCTGGCCGACCGCGACGCGGCGTTCGACGCGCTCTTCAACGACGGGATGGTCTCGGACAGCCGCGTCATCATGGACTACGTCGTGAGGGAGCACGGCGAGGTGTTCCGGGGGATCGCCTCCCtggtcgacctcgccggcgggctcggcgcggcggcgcaggtcaTCTCGAAGGCGTTCCCGGAGGTGAGGTGCAGCGTGATGGACCTCGTGCACGTCGTCGCCAAGGCTCCCGCCGGCACCGACATCGAGTACATCGCCGGCGACATGTTTGAGAGTGTGCCACCGGCAGACGCTGTCTTCCtcaag TGGGTTCTACATGACTGGGGCGATGATGATTGCATCAAGATATTAAAGAACTGCAAGAAAGCTATCCCTCCTAGAGACAAAGGAGGAAAGGTGATAATCATAGACATAGTGGTCGGAGCAGGACCGTCTGACCAGAAGCACAGGGAGGTACAAGCGTTGTTCGATATGTACATCATGTTCGTCAATGGCATCGAAAGAGATGAGCAAGAGTGGAAGAAGGTTTTTATGGGGGCTGGATTTAGTGAGTACAAGATTATGCCGGTCCTAGGTTTTAGGTCAATGATCGAGGTGTACCCTTGA
- the LOC127774130 gene encoding O-methyltransferase ZRP4-like produces the protein MGSLELSESKCNGGQEVSLLDAQLELYWNTFAVIKSMALKSALDLGIADAVHRHGGAATLAEIAGEVALHPSKIPCLRRLMRALTVSGVFAAAVKPGDGGGGEPVYELTPSSRLLVGSSNLSGIMSMILHPTLVVPFLGVGEWLRRDREPPEEDPYCIFKQAHGRSLWELAGRDAAFDALINDGMVSDSRVIMDYVVREHGEVFRGIASLVDLAGGLGAAAQVISKAFPEVRCSVMDLVHVVAKAPAGTDVEYIAGDMFESVPPADAVFLKWVLHDWGDDDCIKILKNCKKSIPPRDKGGKVIIMDIVVGAGPSDQKHREVQALFDMYIMLVNGIERDEQEWKKVFVEAGFSGYKIMPILGFRSMIEVYP, from the exons ATGGGGAGCTTGGAGCTCAGTGAGAGCAAGTGCAATGGCGGGCAGGAAGTTAGCTTGCTGGATGCTCAGCTCGAGCTCTACTGGAACACCTTCGCCGTCATCAAGTCCATGGCACTCAAGTCGGCGCTAGACCTCGGCATCGCCGACGCAGTccaccgccacggcggcgccgccaccttgGCCGAGATAGCCGGCGAGGTGGCCCTCCACCCGTCCAAGATCccctgcctccgccgcctcatGCGCGCGCTCACCGTCTCCGgcgtcttcgccgccgccgtcaagcccggagacggtggtggtggtgagcccGTGTACGAGCTCACGCCGTCGTCGCGGCTCCTCGTCGGCTCCTCGAACCTGTCCGGCATCATGTCCATGATCCTCCACCCGACGCTCGTCGTCCCCttcctcggcgtcggcgagtGGCTCCGCCGCGACCGCgagccgccggaggaggacccGTACTGCATCTTCAAGCAGGCGCACGGCCGGAGCCTGTGGGAGCTGGCCGGCCGCGACGCGGCGTTCGACGCGCTCATCAACGACGGGATGGTCTCGGACAGCCGCGTCATCATGGACTACGTCGTGAGGGAGCACGGCGAGGTGTTCCGGGGGATCGCCTCCCtggtcgacctcgccggcgggctcggcgcggcggcgcaggtcaTCTCGAAGGCGTTCCCGGAGGTGAGGTGCAGCGTGATGGACCTCGTGCACGTCGTCGCCAAGGCTCCCGCCGGCACCGACGTCGAGTACATCGCCGGCGACATGTTTGAGAGTGTGCCACCGGCAGACGCTGTCTTCCTCAag TGGGTTCTACATGACTGGGGCGATGACGATTGCATCAAGATATTGAAGAACTGCAAAAAATCCATCCCTCCTAGAGACAAAGGAGGGAAGGTCATAATCATGGACATAGTGGTCGGAGCAGGGCCGTCTGACCAGAAGCACAGGGAGGTACAAGCGTTGTTCGATATGTACATCATGTTGGTCAATGGCATCGAAAGAGATGAGCAAGAGTGGAAGAAGGTTTTTGTGGAGGCTGGATTTAGTGGGTACAAGATTATGCCGATCCTAGGTTTCAGGTCAATGATCGAGGTCTACCCTTGA